The Apibacter raozihei genome contains a region encoding:
- a CDS encoding helix-turn-helix domain-containing protein, with protein sequence MDISQATTIFNYNDIIFSFIIDNESVCTHRADSHMLVYVYSGKMVINDNGDSTKITSGECIFIKRDHRVVITKGSDNGENYQGITMKFSRNLLRECFKKLNCSTEISVPFTDSIVKICACEDIDSIFYSIIPYFNTKKKPREDLMELKLYQGLISLLHIDKRFYSTVFDFTEPWKIDILDFLSENFMYDLTVEEIALYTGRSLSSFKRDFAKISNLSPQKWIIKKRLDLAYEKIKLNGEKIGDVCFRVGFKNRSHFTTAFKKQFGCTPDSISKMSE encoded by the coding sequence ATGGATATATCACAAGCAACAACCATATTTAACTATAATGATATTATTTTTAGTTTTATCATTGATAATGAATCAGTTTGTACTCATCGAGCTGATTCACATATGTTAGTGTATGTTTATTCAGGAAAAATGGTAATCAATGATAACGGAGATAGTACTAAGATTACTTCGGGCGAATGTATATTTATAAAACGAGATCATCGGGTGGTAATAACTAAGGGGTCGGATAATGGTGAAAATTATCAGGGTATAACAATGAAATTTTCACGAAATTTATTACGAGAATGTTTTAAAAAATTAAATTGCAGTACAGAAATCTCAGTTCCGTTTACAGATTCTATTGTTAAAATATGTGCATGTGAAGATATAGACAGCATTTTTTATTCCATAATTCCCTATTTCAATACTAAAAAGAAACCAAGAGAAGATTTAATGGAGCTTAAATTGTATCAGGGATTAATTTCTCTTTTACATATTGATAAAAGATTCTACTCAACAGTATTTGATTTTACTGAACCATGGAAAATTGATATTTTGGATTTTCTTTCTGAGAATTTTATGTATGATTTAACAGTGGAGGAAATAGCATTGTATACAGGAAGAAGTCTTTCCTCGTTTAAAAGAGATTTTGCAAAAATTAGTAATCTATCTCCTCAAAAATGGATCATTAAAAAAAGATTGGATTTAGCCTATGAAAAAATAAAATTAAATGGAGAAAAAATTGGAGATGTCTGCTTCAGGGTAGGGTTTAAAAATAGATCTCATTTTACCACAGCATTCAAAAAACAATTCGGATGTACACCAGATTCTATCAGTAAAATGTCTGAATAA
- a CDS encoding acyl-CoA thioesterase, translating into MLYQAKRWVRPEDLNPHNTLFAGRLLDWVNEQIGIATVVHLKNNKFAARNISNINFLSPARSGEVIEIGVEMINMGKSSITFKAEVFNYSTQKKMLTIDKIIMVCLDDGGNPIPHGLIF; encoded by the coding sequence ATGTTATACCAGGCTAAACGATGGGTAAGACCGGAAGATTTAAATCCACACAACACTTTATTTGCCGGAAGATTATTGGATTGGGTTAATGAACAAATTGGAATAGCAACTGTTGTGCATCTAAAAAATAATAAGTTTGCAGCAAGAAACATCTCTAATATTAATTTCCTTAGTCCTGCACGCTCTGGTGAGGTAATTGAAATTGGTGTTGAAATGATTAATATGGGAAAATCTTCAATTACATTTAAAGCTGAAGTATTTAATTATTCCACTCAGAAAAAAATGCTCACAATTGACAAAATTATCATGGTTTGTTTAGATGATGGAGGAAATCCAATTCCTCATGGACTGATATTTTAA
- a CDS encoding alpha/beta hydrolase → MKKSVNFFNRNIPIAADLYLPENFNENRKYAVIITCHPASGCKEQTAGVYAEKLSKKGFVTLAIDASYQGASGGEPRFIEEPSIRVEDIRCAVDYLVTLPYVDENRIGVLGFCAGGGYAANAAMTERRIKAVGTVVAVNIGRLQRDEGQQSILSTLETVSKQRTAEARGEEPMIVSWLPENYKDSQNIDLREGYDYYRTSRGQHSNSPNKLYFTSLSSVIAFDAFHLADILLTQPLLIITCSTKGAFGANKDGHKLYQKAASAEKELIVMEEASHIDLYDKCEYVDKAVDKFTDFYQKFLV, encoded by the coding sequence ATGAAAAAAAGTGTTAATTTTTTTAATCGTAACATCCCAATTGCTGCTGATCTTTATCTTCCCGAAAATTTTAATGAGAACAGAAAATACGCAGTTATTATAACCTGTCATCCTGCTAGTGGTTGCAAAGAGCAAACAGCAGGTGTTTATGCGGAAAAGTTATCGAAAAAAGGGTTTGTGACTTTAGCTATAGATGCAAGTTACCAAGGGGCTAGTGGGGGAGAGCCTCGTTTTATAGAAGAGCCTTCAATACGAGTTGAAGATATTCGTTGTGCTGTAGATTATCTGGTAACATTACCTTATGTTGATGAAAATAGAATTGGTGTATTAGGGTTTTGTGCCGGAGGAGGCTATGCTGCAAATGCGGCAATGACCGAGCGACGTATTAAAGCGGTAGGAACAGTAGTTGCTGTCAATATTGGTAGATTGCAGAGGGACGAAGGTCAACAGTCGATACTTTCTACGTTGGAAACAGTTAGCAAGCAGCGCACCGCAGAAGCCAGAGGGGAAGAACCCATGATAGTTTCGTGGTTACCCGAAAACTATAAAGATTCTCAGAATATAGATTTGAGAGAAGGTTATGATTACTATCGTACATCAAGAGGGCAGCATTCAAATTCTCCAAATAAACTATATTTTACAAGCTTAAGCTCAGTTATAGCATTTGATGCTTTTCATCTTGCCGATATACTTTTAACTCAACCACTACTAATTATTACTTGTAGTACAAAAGGAGCTTTTGGGGCCAATAAAGATGGACACAAACTTTATCAAAAAGCCGCATCCGCAGAAAAAGAGTTAATTGTCATGGAAGAAGCCTCCCATATTGATTTGTATGATAAATGTGAATATGTAGATAAAGCTGTAGATAAATTTACTGATTTTTACCAAAAATTCTTAGTATAA
- a CDS encoding efflux RND transporter permease subunit, producing MNKLIQTTIHKRWVIVTLFILLAIFGYYSWKHLSIEAYPDIADVTSQVVTQVPGLAAEEIEQQITIPIERALNGLPGMHVMRSKSTFGLSMITIVFEDGIDDYWARMRIQERLNDVELPYEATPELDPLTSPIGEIYRYIIESKTHDLRELTDLQNFVIIPRIKQVAGVADVTNFGGITTQFQIELEPKKLDQFQLSLGEVIETIENNNVNAGGSVLPRGDLGYVIRGIGLVKDLEDLGKIVVKTEKGVPILLNDIGKLKYGNIERKGVLGYTDKKRNHSESIEGIVLLLKGQNPSVVLEGIHEAVDDLNTQILPEGVKIHTFLDRTELVNTTLNTVSHTLLEGMSLVVVVLIVFLGSWRGALLVAITIPLSLLIAFILMHFTNIPANLLSLGAIDFGIIVDGAIVMMETILRKREEEPDRELKEKTVAQRATEVAKPILFSTIIIITAYLPLFAFERVEKKLFTPMAFTVGYALFGALMVALLLIPGLAYFIYKKPQKLYHNKWLEKLTDKYYRSIKNIMQSPKKIFLPLGVILGFTFVLTFYVGKDFLPPLDEGSIWLQVQLPPGISVEKSKELSDTLRARTMKYDEITYVMVQAGRNDDGTDPWTASHFEVSVGLKPYNEWKRGKTKYDLIAELEKEYESLPGFNVGFSQPMIDGVMDKISGAHSELVVKIYGDDFNETRRIADDVLKTLKTVKGAVDLAIDQEPPLPQLQIHANRDKIAQYGLNVADVAELIEVAIGGKAISQIFIGNKVYDIICRYDENSRNTPDKISNLMLTSETGAKIPLSQVCDIKLSTGESTITREMNKRHLTVKLNLRDRDLGQFLVDAQNKIEKDVKYNHEKYHIKWGGQFENQNRAYARLAVIIPLALAIMFIILYTAFGKFRQAGLLMSIVPLALFGGMLALNVRDMTLNVSSAVGFIALSGVAIQNGVIMISHINFLRKQGYSLLDAVIIGARDRFRPVLMTATVAILGLLPASLATGIGSDVQRPLATVIVYGLLFSTIITLFALPALYYMIESRWGEKDKPADS from the coding sequence ATGAATAAACTTATACAAACTACCATACATAAACGTTGGGTAATAGTAACCCTGTTCATTCTGCTTGCCATTTTCGGGTATTATTCTTGGAAGCATCTTTCCATTGAAGCCTATCCGGATATTGCAGATGTAACCTCACAGGTAGTAACCCAGGTTCCTGGGCTGGCAGCTGAAGAAATAGAACAACAAATAACCATTCCTATTGAGCGTGCCTTAAACGGACTTCCCGGTATGCATGTCATGCGAAGCAAAAGCACTTTCGGACTTTCCATGATTACCATTGTTTTCGAAGACGGAATCGACGATTATTGGGCTAGGATGAGGATACAGGAACGTCTTAACGATGTGGAATTACCTTATGAAGCAACTCCAGAACTTGACCCTCTCACCTCTCCGATTGGCGAAATTTACCGATATATTATTGAAAGTAAAACACACGATTTACGTGAGCTTACCGATTTACAAAATTTCGTCATTATCCCCCGGATAAAACAAGTGGCCGGAGTAGCTGATGTTACCAACTTCGGAGGAATTACAACCCAGTTTCAAATTGAACTGGAACCTAAAAAACTGGATCAATTCCAGCTTTCTTTGGGAGAAGTTATTGAAACCATTGAAAATAATAATGTAAATGCCGGAGGAAGTGTTTTACCACGTGGTGATTTAGGCTATGTAATACGAGGTATCGGGCTGGTTAAGGACCTTGAAGATTTAGGTAAAATTGTAGTAAAAACAGAAAAAGGAGTTCCCATATTATTGAATGATATAGGTAAACTTAAATATGGAAATATTGAACGAAAAGGAGTTTTAGGATATACAGACAAAAAACGAAATCATTCTGAAAGTATTGAAGGAATTGTACTTCTATTGAAAGGACAAAACCCTTCCGTAGTACTGGAAGGAATACACGAAGCGGTTGATGATCTAAATACACAAATTCTACCGGAAGGAGTAAAAATACACACATTTTTAGACAGAACAGAATTAGTAAATACCACTTTAAATACTGTATCGCATACCTTATTAGAAGGTATGTCACTTGTAGTTGTAGTTTTAATTGTTTTCCTAGGCAGCTGGAGGGGGGCTTTACTCGTTGCAATCACTATCCCCCTTTCCCTGCTTATTGCCTTTATTCTTATGCATTTTACTAATATTCCAGCCAATTTACTTTCACTGGGAGCTATTGACTTTGGAATTATTGTAGACGGAGCCATTGTAATGATGGAAACCATATTAAGGAAAAGAGAAGAAGAACCAGACAGGGAACTCAAAGAGAAAACGGTTGCGCAGAGAGCTACAGAAGTAGCAAAACCTATATTATTCTCAACTATAATTATCATAACTGCATACCTTCCTTTATTTGCTTTTGAAAGAGTTGAAAAAAAACTGTTTACTCCCATGGCATTCACCGTTGGGTATGCACTTTTCGGAGCGCTAATGGTCGCTTTACTATTAATACCTGGACTAGCTTATTTCATATATAAAAAACCTCAGAAGCTTTACCACAACAAATGGTTGGAAAAACTGACGGATAAATATTACAGAAGCATAAAAAATATTATGCAGTCTCCTAAAAAAATATTTCTTCCTTTAGGAGTTATTCTCGGGTTTACTTTCGTACTGACTTTTTATGTAGGAAAAGATTTTCTTCCTCCGCTAGATGAAGGCTCCATATGGCTTCAAGTTCAATTACCTCCGGGAATATCAGTTGAAAAATCTAAAGAACTCAGTGATACCTTGCGTGCGAGAACCATGAAATATGATGAAATTACTTATGTTATGGTACAGGCCGGAAGAAATGATGACGGAACCGATCCGTGGACGGCCTCACACTTTGAAGTATCCGTAGGATTAAAACCTTATAATGAGTGGAAACGGGGAAAAACCAAATACGACCTGATTGCTGAATTGGAAAAAGAATACGAAAGCTTACCCGGATTTAACGTTGGTTTTTCACAACCTATGATTGATGGTGTTATGGATAAAATATCCGGAGCACACAGCGAACTGGTGGTGAAAATTTACGGTGATGACTTTAACGAAACCCGTAGAATTGCTGATGACGTATTGAAAACGCTGAAAACGGTAAAAGGAGCTGTGGATTTAGCCATAGATCAGGAACCTCCTCTGCCTCAGCTTCAAATTCATGCAAACCGGGACAAAATTGCTCAATACGGACTCAACGTAGCAGATGTGGCAGAACTTATTGAGGTAGCAATCGGAGGAAAAGCTATTTCACAGATTTTTATCGGAAATAAAGTATACGATATTATATGTCGTTACGATGAAAATAGCAGAAATACTCCGGATAAAATATCTAACCTTATGCTTACCTCCGAAACCGGTGCTAAAATACCACTATCGCAAGTATGTGATATTAAGCTAAGTACCGGAGAAAGCACTATTACCAGAGAGATGAACAAAAGACATTTAACAGTTAAACTTAACTTGAGAGATAGGGATTTAGGACAATTTTTAGTAGATGCACAGAATAAAATAGAGAAAGATGTAAAATACAATCACGAAAAATACCACATCAAATGGGGAGGGCAATTTGAAAATCAAAATAGAGCTTATGCTCGCCTGGCGGTCATCATACCTTTAGCCCTTGCTATTATGTTTATTATTCTTTATACAGCGTTTGGCAAGTTCAGACAAGCCGGATTATTGATGAGTATTGTACCCTTAGCTTTATTTGGAGGAATGCTGGCGTTAAACGTGAGGGATATGACCTTGAATGTTTCCTCTGCTGTAGGCTTTATAGCTTTATCCGGAGTTGCCATCCAAAACGGAGTCATTATGATTTCTCATATTAATTTTTTAAGAAAACAGGGCTATTCTCTTCTGGATGCCGTTATCATTGGGGCCAGAGATCGTTTCCGGCCGGTATTAATGACTGCTACAGTAGCAATTTTAGGATTGCTTCCAGCCTCCCTGGCCACCGGCATAGGCTCGGATGTACAAAGACCTTTAGCCACTGTAATAGTTTACGGATTATTATTCTCAACGATTATAACATTGTTTGCTTTACCTGCTCTGTATTATATGATTGAATCAAGATGGGGAGAAAAAGATAAACCAGCAGACAGTTAA
- a CDS encoding PKD domain-containing protein — protein sequence MKRKNILFFILILIFPASFFSQVGMNTPTPRQSFHVDGGGDNTTPTDDEIKNDFIVTKNGSVGIGTITPSDFSALEIFSDSRGLRLPQLKTAERDSLFTSPFPVGLMLYNLDTDCVNISQPTKWLQICCTPMIGKLSISPADGTELKAGANQQFTVSGVTGATSYDWYFNNPTTIPTVITFPPDTTTTYTIPANITSLAVKVVAKGCGTDTLKANYTVVPDCTPPSGKLNSITVDPNTESLVAGSATGYYTFTVIGNVSNVSRYKWTFVSQTNKETVIETSGITCNTYPIEDSVGTLTVTVEALGQCDAATPIKITGIFNVCKLISGNISISSDPSSDSLVAGKGVTFTVLESNVQNKIGEYQWTITTNSGVTTTRSGSSIVYTIPIGTTSLKVEVKASGCNGSEIKSGEQIFNMCQPVSGKLVITVSPELRVNTESTFTASNVVNATSYKWYLNDDLQNEKTNQFKYTPLNTDPVTIKVIAQGCGDSLRTETYTGTPKPACTAMSGTLNLRPANSTVNPGTKIEFTASGVDNVISYKWVVNGEPQSSTTATMIAIINTSQAVNTITVTAKDDCGNTQTATAYVNTSSFACKYAGNFLVPGTGCRKYIKCVYKDDGTLFSNYTYTCPSSQSLFFASEGTGGYGDCTNPSIVPSTYKCPY from the coding sequence ATGAAAAGAAAAAATATACTGTTTTTTATTTTGATACTTATATTTCCTGCATCTTTTTTTTCACAGGTAGGAATGAATACACCTACCCCTCGTCAATCATTTCATGTAGATGGAGGAGGAGATAATACTACTCCTACAGATGACGAAATCAAGAATGACTTTATTGTCACAAAAAATGGAAGTGTTGGTATAGGTACAATAACTCCTTCTGATTTTTCTGCATTAGAAATTTTTTCTGATAGTAGAGGATTACGTTTGCCTCAACTAAAAACTGCTGAAAGAGATAGTTTATTTACGTCTCCTTTTCCTGTAGGTTTGATGCTATATAACTTAGATACAGATTGTGTAAATATAAGTCAGCCAACGAAATGGTTGCAGATTTGTTGCACTCCAATGATCGGGAAATTATCAATTTCTCCGGCAGACGGAACAGAATTAAAAGCAGGGGCAAATCAACAGTTTACTGTTAGCGGAGTAACCGGTGCAACTAGTTACGATTGGTATTTTAATAATCCAACTACTATTCCTACAGTGATAACATTTCCACCCGATACAACTACTACATATACTATCCCGGCTAATATTACTTCTTTAGCTGTAAAAGTTGTAGCTAAAGGATGTGGTACTGATACATTAAAGGCCAATTATACGGTTGTGCCTGATTGTACTCCTCCATCAGGTAAACTAAATTCCATAACTGTAGATCCTAATACTGAGTCTTTAGTAGCAGGCAGTGCTACCGGATATTATACATTTACAGTTATAGGTAATGTGTCTAATGTTTCCCGATATAAGTGGACATTTGTAAGTCAAACCAATAAGGAAACGGTGATTGAGACAAGTGGAATAACATGTAATACATATCCGATTGAAGATTCAGTAGGAACTTTAACTGTTACAGTTGAAGCCTTGGGACAATGTGATGCAGCTACCCCTATAAAAATTACTGGAATATTTAATGTTTGTAAACTCATTTCAGGTAATATCTCTATCTCTTCTGATCCTAGTTCTGACTCACTAGTAGCTGGGAAGGGAGTAACATTTACTGTACTCGAAAGTAATGTTCAAAACAAAATCGGCGAATATCAGTGGACTATAACAACAAATAGTGGAGTCACAACAACCAGAAGTGGTTCTTCAATTGTTTACACTATACCTATAGGTACAACATCGTTAAAAGTAGAGGTAAAAGCAAGTGGATGTAATGGTTCCGAAATTAAGAGTGGCGAGCAGATATTTAATATGTGTCAACCAGTATCGGGCAAATTGGTAATAACAGTTTCTCCGGAATTAAGGGTAAATACTGAAAGTACTTTTACAGCTAGTAACGTTGTTAATGCAACTAGTTATAAATGGTATTTAAATGATGATTTACAAAATGAAAAAACTAATCAATTTAAGTATACGCCTTTAAATACCGATCCTGTAACCATAAAAGTGATAGCTCAGGGATGTGGAGATTCTTTAAGAACAGAAACTTATACAGGTACTCCTAAGCCTGCCTGTACGGCTATGTCCGGTACGTTAAATTTAAGGCCTGCTAATTCAACAGTCAATCCAGGAACAAAAATAGAATTTACCGCAAGTGGTGTAGATAATGTTATTTCATATAAGTGGGTTGTAAATGGTGAACCTCAGAGCAGTACTACTGCAACTATGATAGCAATAATAAATACGAGTCAGGCTGTGAATACTATTACAGTAACAGCTAAAGATGATTGTGGTAACACACAAACAGCTACAGCTTATGTTAATACATCTTCTTTTGCATGTAAATACGCAGGTAACTTTTTAGTCCCTGGAACCGGTTGTAGAAAATATATTAAGTGTGTATATAAAGATGATGGAACTTTATTTTCAAATTATACTTATACATGTCCATCAAGCCAATCTTTATTCTTTGCTTCTGAAGGAACCGGTGGATACGGTGATTGTACCAATCCAAGTATAGTTCCTTCAACCTATAAATGCCCGTACTAA
- a CDS encoding TolC family protein, whose translation MKLVKHIFKIVLWLLITTPSMKAQIDTTFFKQPINYINFIERVKENNLEYAAEKYNINLAEAEIENAKIIPDVEWSVEGTSNRKQMGNGLETGLGWTLELGGKRKARIDLAKSEVELTRYLLQDFLRNLHAEATLQFLESIQNKNLLDVQLNSYKTLQTLSSSDSIRYKLGDIALIDFKQSKLEAQAMLNEVYQAESDWKNSLVALNLLMGMQHTDTLFSAYSNFSDFNRDFILSDLIITAQNNRADLRAALQGKNVSQKMLKLAKANRMMDLGISAGMQFNGKATNEEAPSPYHTGFSAGLTIPLRFLNNRKGEVQAAQYTIKKAETEYKQIELLIQTEVTQAYYNFVNTKKQMQQFSNGLLSESKAILEGKIYSYQRGNTSLLEVLDAQRTYNDVQQNYYQTLFNYSSALVELERTVGIWDINF comes from the coding sequence ATGAAATTAGTAAAACATATATTTAAAATAGTTCTATGGCTGTTGATCACTACGCCATCAATGAAAGCCCAAATAGATACGACCTTCTTCAAGCAACCGATTAATTATATAAATTTTATTGAACGGGTTAAAGAAAATAATCTGGAATATGCCGCTGAAAAGTATAATATTAATCTGGCTGAAGCTGAAATAGAAAATGCTAAAATTATTCCTGATGTTGAATGGAGTGTGGAAGGTACAAGCAACAGAAAGCAAATGGGTAATGGTCTGGAAACCGGTCTGGGATGGACCTTGGAACTGGGAGGAAAACGCAAAGCCCGGATTGATTTAGCTAAAAGTGAAGTGGAGTTGACTCGATATCTGCTTCAGGATTTTCTTCGAAATTTACATGCTGAGGCAACCTTACAATTTCTTGAAAGTATTCAGAATAAAAATCTTTTGGATGTACAGCTAAATTCGTACAAAACCTTACAGACCTTATCTTCTTCCGACAGTATTCGTTATAAACTGGGAGATATAGCTCTTATAGATTTTAAACAAAGTAAACTGGAAGCACAGGCTATGCTTAATGAGGTCTACCAGGCAGAGTCCGATTGGAAAAATTCTTTGGTTGCTCTTAATTTGCTGATGGGAATGCAACACACAGATACGCTGTTTTCTGCCTATAGTAATTTTTCAGATTTTAATCGTGATTTTATTTTGTCTGACTTAATTATCACAGCACAAAATAACCGGGCTGATTTACGGGCCGCTCTACAAGGTAAAAATGTATCCCAAAAAATGTTAAAATTAGCAAAAGCAAACCGAATGATGGATCTGGGAATTAGTGCAGGCATGCAGTTCAATGGAAAAGCAACCAACGAAGAAGCTCCTTCTCCTTATCACACCGGGTTTTCTGCTGGGTTAACCATTCCTCTACGCTTTTTAAATAATAGAAAAGGCGAAGTTCAGGCAGCTCAATACACAATTAAAAAAGCTGAGACAGAATACAAACAAATAGAATTACTCATTCAGACCGAAGTCACTCAGGCCTATTATAATTTTGTAAATACAAAAAAACAAATGCAACAGTTTTCTAATGGATTATTATCTGAATCAAAAGCAATTTTAGAGGGAAAAATATATTCCTATCAGAGAGGGAATACCTCTTTGCTTGAGGTATTGGATGCACAAAGAACTTATAATGATGTACAGCAAAACTATTATCAGACTTTATTTAATTATAGCTCTGCTTTAGTTGAGCTGGAAAGAACCGTAGGAATATGGGATATTAATTTTTAA